Proteins encoded within one genomic window of Streptomyces taklimakanensis:
- a CDS encoding RNase H family protein has product MLERIIAACDGASKGNPGPAAWAWVIAGADGEVERWEAGPLGRATNNVAELTALRELLETLDPAVPVEVRMDSQYAMKAVTTWLPGWRRRGWKTAAGTPVANQALVMRIDELLTDRDVEFVHTPAHRVDGDRLNDAADRAASHTARTQRPIGSATGDTLPPPDPTTPSTGGKGTRRPAGKATGRPRAARSSGGSVKARFPGRCRCGRPYAKGETIAKNPDGWGHPSCAAGTGDGA; this is encoded by the coding sequence GTGTTGGAAAGGATCATCGCCGCTTGTGACGGCGCGTCGAAGGGTAATCCCGGGCCCGCGGCCTGGGCATGGGTCATCGCCGGCGCGGACGGCGAGGTGGAGCGCTGGGAGGCCGGGCCGCTGGGCCGGGCGACGAACAATGTGGCGGAACTGACCGCGCTGCGGGAGTTGTTGGAGACCCTCGATCCGGCGGTGCCGGTGGAGGTGCGGATGGACTCCCAGTACGCGATGAAGGCGGTCACCACCTGGCTGCCGGGGTGGCGCCGCAGGGGCTGGAAGACCGCCGCGGGCACGCCGGTGGCCAACCAGGCCCTGGTGATGCGCATCGACGAACTGCTGACCGACCGGGACGTGGAGTTCGTCCACACGCCGGCCCACCGGGTGGACGGGGACCGGCTCAACGACGCGGCCGACCGCGCGGCGAGCCACACCGCCCGCACCCAGCGACCGATCGGCTCGGCGACGGGCGACACCCTGCCCCCACCGGACCCCACGACACCCTCCACCGGCGGAAAGGGCACCCGCCGCCCGGCCGGGAAGGCGACGGGCCGCCCGAGGGCCGCGCGCTCCTCGGGCGGCTCGGTCAAGGCCCGGTTTCCGGGCCGGTGCCGCTGCGGGCGGCCCTACGCGAAGGGCGAGACGATCGCCAAGAACCCCGATGGCTGGGGCCACCCCTCCTGTGCCGCCGGTACGGGCGACGGCGCGTGA
- a CDS encoding GntR family transcriptional regulator translates to MSESRPQRPVSMQAHLRDQVADALRAALVAGELRPGVVYSAPALAAEYGVSATPVREAMLDLARQGLVEAVRNKGFRVTEPSERDLAEFTELRLLIEAPTIGRVTRTATREQLEALRPTAEGTVAAARSGDLVGYLEADRRFHLGLLSLAGNARLVEAVDDLRRRSRLHAYADLVETGPLVESAREHAELLDTMLAGDAAAAETRMRHHLARVHR, encoded by the coding sequence ATGAGCGAGTCCAGGCCCCAAAGACCCGTCTCGATGCAGGCCCATCTACGTGACCAGGTGGCCGACGCCCTCCGGGCCGCACTGGTCGCGGGTGAACTGCGGCCCGGGGTGGTCTACTCCGCCCCCGCCCTCGCCGCCGAGTACGGGGTGTCCGCCACCCCCGTGCGCGAGGCCATGTTGGACCTGGCCCGCCAGGGGCTGGTCGAAGCGGTACGGAACAAGGGCTTCCGGGTCACTGAGCCGTCCGAACGCGATCTGGCGGAGTTCACCGAACTCCGCCTCCTGATCGAGGCCCCGACCATCGGCAGGGTGACCCGGACGGCCACGCGGGAACAGCTCGAGGCTCTGCGTCCCACCGCGGAGGGGACCGTGGCCGCCGCGCGCTCCGGTGACCTGGTCGGGTACCTGGAGGCGGACCGCCGCTTCCACCTCGGCCTGCTCTCCCTGGCGGGCAACGCCCGTCTCGTCGAAGCGGTGGACGACCTGCGCAGGCGCTCCCGCCTCCACGCCTACGCCGACCTCGTGGAGACGGGCCCGCTGGTGGAGTCGGCGCGGGAACACGCCGAACTGCTGGACACCATGCTGGCCGGCGACGCGGCGGCGGCCGAGACACGCATGCGCCACCACCTGGCCCGCGTCCACCGGTGA
- a CDS encoding ATP-binding cassette domain-containing protein produces the protein MTYAIRAEGLAKRFKETRALDGVDLVARTGTVLGLLGPNGAGKTTAVRIFATLLQPDAGRAEVAGHDVVREAGAVRSLVGLTGQYAAVDENLTGTENLLLIGRLLGIPRREAKARAAELLERFGLTDAAGRAVKTFSGGMRRRLDLAASLVGRPRILFLDEPTTGLDPRSRGEVWDMLRGLVAEGVTALLTTQYLNEADLLADRIVVIDKGRVIAEGTPDELKSQVGGQVLQLRPVRGNDLATAHAAVAQEAGPRTRIEGEAITAPVDDPELLPAVVRRLDGAGIAVGELTLRRSSLDEVFLSLTGRRTASDGERPGADDADPDHGGTGKDEKDEKEVSRP, from the coding sequence ATGACGTACGCGATCCGGGCGGAGGGCCTGGCCAAACGCTTCAAGGAGACCAGGGCGCTGGACGGCGTGGACCTGGTCGCCCGAACCGGGACGGTGTTGGGGCTGCTCGGGCCCAACGGAGCGGGCAAGACCACCGCCGTGCGGATCTTCGCCACCCTGCTCCAACCGGATGCCGGGCGGGCCGAGGTGGCCGGACACGACGTGGTCCGCGAGGCCGGGGCGGTGCGCTCGCTCGTCGGTCTGACCGGCCAGTACGCGGCGGTCGACGAGAACCTGACCGGTACGGAGAACCTGCTGCTGATCGGCCGGCTGCTGGGGATACCGAGGCGTGAGGCGAAGGCGCGGGCGGCCGAGCTGCTGGAGCGCTTCGGCCTGACGGACGCGGCGGGACGCGCGGTGAAGACGTTCTCGGGCGGCATGCGGCGCAGGCTGGACCTGGCGGCGAGCCTGGTGGGCCGGCCCCGCATCCTCTTCCTCGACGAGCCGACGACCGGGCTCGACCCGCGCAGTCGGGGCGAGGTGTGGGACATGTTGCGCGGCCTGGTCGCCGAGGGGGTGACCGCGCTGTTGACCACGCAGTACCTGAACGAGGCGGATCTGCTCGCCGACCGGATCGTGGTGATCGACAAGGGGCGGGTCATCGCCGAGGGCACGCCCGACGAACTGAAGTCGCAGGTGGGCGGGCAGGTGCTCCAACTGCGGCCGGTGCGGGGGAACGATCTGGCGACCGCCCATGCCGCGGTGGCACAGGAGGCCGGGCCACGGACCCGGATCGAGGGCGAGGCGATCACGGCACCGGTCGACGACCCGGAGCTGTTGCCCGCCGTCGTCCGCCGGCTGGACGGGGCCGGCATCGCGGTGGGCGAGCTGACCCTGCGCCGTTCGTCGCTGGACGAGGTCTTCCTGTCCCTGACCGGCCGCCGTACCGCGTCGGACGGGGAACGGCCCGGGGCGGACGACGCCGACCCCGACCACGGCGGCACCGGGAAGGACGAGAAGGACGAGAAGGAGGTGAGCAGGCCGTGA
- a CDS encoding ABC transporter permease: MTATTADATLTASGRVRPGAGLRQTATMAWRSLVAVKHNPLELVDYSITPIMFVFLFTYVLGGQMAGSPGAYLEYALPGIIVQNTLFMTTYTALALNTDLTKGVFDRLRSLPIARSAPLVGRITADLAKHLWATLLMLALGLALGFRATGGLGGFLAGTLLLVVFAAAVSWSAVLIGMLASDAEKVQAFGFTLIFPITFTSSAFVRVDTMPGWLQAWADVNPVTHLSDAFRGLLLGGEVGRPLLWSLVWAVAIAAVFYPLAMRSYRARV, translated from the coding sequence GTGACCGCCACGACGGCCGATGCCACCCTCACCGCGAGCGGCCGGGTCCGCCCGGGCGCCGGGCTGCGGCAGACCGCCACCATGGCGTGGCGCAGCCTCGTCGCCGTCAAGCACAATCCGCTGGAGCTCGTCGACTACAGCATCACGCCGATCATGTTCGTGTTCCTCTTCACGTACGTGCTCGGCGGTCAGATGGCCGGTTCGCCCGGGGCGTACCTGGAGTACGCCCTGCCGGGGATCATCGTCCAGAACACCCTGTTCATGACCACCTACACGGCGTTGGCCCTCAACACCGACCTCACCAAGGGGGTCTTCGACCGGTTGCGCAGCCTGCCGATAGCCCGCTCCGCCCCGCTGGTCGGCCGGATCACCGCCGACCTGGCCAAACACCTGTGGGCGACACTCCTGATGCTCGCGCTCGGCCTGGCCCTCGGCTTCCGTGCCACCGGCGGCCTCGGCGGCTTCCTCGCGGGCACGCTGCTGCTCGTCGTCTTCGCGGCGGCGGTGTCCTGGAGCGCGGTGCTGATCGGCATGCTCGCGAGCGACGCGGAGAAGGTCCAGGCGTTCGGCTTCACCCTCATCTTCCCGATCACCTTCACCAGCAGCGCCTTCGTCCGTGTCGACACCATGCCCGGCTGGCTCCAGGCCTGGGCGGACGTCAACCCGGTCACCCACCTGTCGGACGCGTTCCGCGGACTGCTGCTGGGCGGCGAGGTGGGTCGGCCGTTGCTGTGGTCGCTGGTCTGGGCGGTGGCGATAGCCGCGGTCTTCTACCCGTTGGCGATGCGCTCCTACCGGGCGAGGGTGTGA
- a CDS encoding snapalysin family zinc-dependent metalloprotease gives MHVRTLVRSATATLAMTLALAGGQAVAAPSPAGDRALAPRVLTYDASASAEFKSAVDRGAAIWNESVDGVELRPVATGRRADIRILADNGWPRALPTTLGNGIVYIGRQAVVQGYDTVRISAHELGHILGLPDRKPGPCSSLMSGSSAGTACKNPYPNAAERAEVERDFGGVSVRTAEGPRDVVTAD, from the coding sequence ATGCACGTCCGCACGCTCGTCCGCAGCGCCACCGCCACCCTGGCGATGACGCTCGCCCTGGCCGGTGGCCAGGCTGTTGCCGCTCCCTCCCCCGCCGGGGACCGCGCCCTCGCCCCACGTGTGCTCACCTACGACGCGAGCGCGTCCGCCGAGTTCAAAAGCGCGGTCGACCGGGGGGCGGCGATCTGGAACGAGAGCGTCGACGGCGTCGAACTGCGGCCGGTCGCGACCGGCCGGCGCGCCGACATACGGATCCTGGCCGACAACGGCTGGCCCCGCGCCCTGCCCACCACACTGGGCAACGGAATCGTCTACATCGGACGGCAGGCCGTCGTCCAGGGCTACGACACGGTCCGGATCTCCGCGCACGAGCTCGGCCACATCCTGGGCCTGCCGGACCGCAAGCCAGGCCCCTGTTCGAGCCTGATGTCCGGTTCCAGCGCCGGCACCGCGTGCAAGAACCCGTATCCGAACGCGGCGGAGAGGGCGGAGGTCGAGAGGGACTTCGGCGGCGTGTCGGTCCGGACGGCGGAGGGACCGCGCGACGTGGTGACCGCGGACTGA
- a CDS encoding ferric reductase-like transmembrane domain-containing protein, with product MVGSTPASVQRHRWFDWSELRADLRSAVPDATAALVVTAGIFVWLYARVSSGTSMTLQVMPDLADADRYWMYWLCQAFGWSGLLWAWLTIMLGLVRSSSRPGWLRVSVARIERWHRTTSLTTIGLMFAHAALFFAELVRADEDGRSWIGRLTTSFAEVFVPGVYSSGTGRIAILIGLLALYLTIPLGLAFYLRRTTGSRMWRALHRFIVVGYVLSVWHTLLYGTNVWYDGAFRTTVWLLQLPVAVLFLVRLLAPARRGERLRPRDAAGRPGAVSLVARLAGRVAVAATVVGLLVVAATGRDGGRTPGVSGAGLDVTRTQVWVGLVVLLVVLAVVVRRMSPTRSAPKPARAPDRDGSATSGADTGRGGH from the coding sequence ATGGTGGGATCCACCCCTGCTTCGGTGCAGCGTCACCGGTGGTTCGACTGGTCCGAGTTACGGGCGGACCTGCGGTCGGCGGTGCCCGACGCCACCGCCGCGCTGGTGGTCACGGCGGGAATCTTCGTCTGGCTGTACGCGCGCGTGTCCTCCGGCACCTCCATGACGCTCCAGGTGATGCCCGACCTGGCCGACGCCGACCGGTACTGGATGTACTGGCTGTGCCAGGCGTTCGGATGGAGCGGTCTGCTGTGGGCGTGGCTCACGATCATGCTGGGTCTGGTCAGGTCCAGCTCCCGGCCCGGGTGGCTGCGGGTGTCCGTGGCGCGGATCGAGCGGTGGCACCGCACCACGAGCCTGACCACGATCGGCCTGATGTTCGCCCACGCCGCCCTGTTCTTCGCCGAACTGGTGCGCGCCGACGAGGACGGGCGGAGCTGGATCGGCCGTCTGACCACCTCCTTCGCCGAGGTGTTCGTCCCCGGCGTCTACTCCTCGGGAACGGGCCGGATCGCCATCCTGATCGGCCTGCTGGCCCTCTACCTGACGATCCCCCTCGGTCTGGCCTTCTATCTGCGGCGGACCACCGGCTCCCGGATGTGGCGGGCCCTGCACCGCTTCATCGTCGTCGGCTACGTCCTCAGCGTCTGGCACACCCTGCTGTACGGCACCAACGTCTGGTACGACGGGGCCTTCCGCACCACGGTGTGGCTGCTCCAACTACCCGTCGCCGTCCTGTTCCTGGTCCGCCTGCTGGCCCCCGCGCGGCGCGGCGAGCGCCTGCGCCCGCGCGACGCCGCCGGGCGGCCGGGAGCGGTGTCCCTGGTGGCGCGCCTGGCGGGCCGGGTCGCCGTCGCGGCCACCGTCGTCGGTCTGCTGGTGGTCGCCGCCACCGGCCGGGACGGTGGCCGTACCCCGGGCGTCTCCGGTGCCGGACTCGACGTCACCCGGACACAGGTGTGGGTGGGCCTGGTCGTGCTGCTCGTCGTCCTCGCCGTCGTCGTCCGCCGGATGAGCCCCACCCGGAGCGCCCCGAAGCCCGCTCGGGCCCCGGACCGCGACGGCTCCGCGACGTCCGGTGCCGACACGGGGCGCGGAGGGCACTGA
- a CDS encoding DUF488 family protein: MSRFELITFGHSTAGRAALAELLHHAGVTAVVDVRTAPGSRRDPDLSRQRLARWMPEEGIAYRWEQRLGGFRKPSPHSPDTVWRNASFRGYAAHTRTPGFVTAMDDLVRQAAETRTAVMCSEAVWWRCHRRLIADFAVLARGVPTRHLMHDGRLTAHSPTSGVRLRTDGLLVYDDGAAAREERT; this comes from the coding sequence ATGTCCCGGTTCGAGCTGATCACGTTCGGCCACAGCACCGCGGGCCGGGCGGCGCTCGCGGAACTCCTGCACCACGCCGGCGTGACCGCCGTGGTGGACGTGAGGACCGCTCCCGGCAGCCGGCGCGATCCGGACCTGTCGCGGCAGCGGCTCGCCCGATGGATGCCCGAGGAAGGCATCGCCTACCGGTGGGAGCAGCGTCTGGGCGGGTTCCGCAAGCCGTCCCCGCACTCGCCCGACACGGTGTGGCGCAACGCCTCCTTCCGCGGTTACGCCGCCCACACCCGCACCCCCGGGTTCGTCACCGCGATGGACGACCTGGTGCGGCAGGCGGCGGAGACGCGCACGGCGGTGATGTGCAGCGAGGCGGTGTGGTGGCGGTGCCACCGTCGTCTCATCGCCGATTTCGCCGTCCTCGCCCGTGGTGTGCCGACCCGCCATCTGATGCACGACGGGCGCCTGACGGCGCACTCCCCCACGTCGGGGGTGCGCCTGCGGACCGACGGCCTCCTCGTCTACGACGACGGCGCGGCAGCCCGGGAGGAGCGGACCTGA
- a CDS encoding GNAT family N-acetyltransferase: MPIREAGVDDWPAIWPFFHTIVAAGETFTYPTDLDEEQGRDWWLLPAPNRTVVAVDDSGAVLGTAKMNRNHMGNASHIASASYMVDPAHSGRGVGRELCEYTLEWARSAGYRAIQFNAVVETNTRAVGLYKSLGFEVLGTLPEGFRHPTRGYVGLHIMHRAL, translated from the coding sequence ATGCCGATCAGAGAAGCCGGTGTGGACGACTGGCCCGCCATCTGGCCCTTCTTCCACACGATCGTCGCCGCGGGCGAGACCTTCACCTACCCGACGGATCTCGACGAGGAACAGGGCCGCGACTGGTGGCTCCTTCCGGCCCCGAACCGTACGGTCGTCGCCGTCGACGACTCGGGCGCGGTCCTGGGGACGGCGAAGATGAACCGCAACCACATGGGCAACGCGTCGCACATCGCGAGCGCGAGCTACATGGTCGACCCCGCGCACTCGGGACGGGGCGTGGGCCGGGAGCTGTGCGAGTACACGCTGGAGTGGGCGCGGTCGGCGGGTTACCGCGCCATCCAGTTCAACGCCGTCGTGGAGACCAACACCCGCGCGGTGGGACTGTACAAGTCGCTCGGTTTCGAGGTGCTGGGCACCCTGCCGGAGGGGTTCCGGCA